In the genome of Ziziphus jujuba cultivar Dongzao chromosome 10, ASM3175591v1, the window GGGCACCGAGAGGAGTTACCAGTATAGCAGGTGCAAATGCATAAGCCGCAAAATTGGCAATTTCCCCAACAATCACTGTCCAAGTTGCATCGAATAAgaacctttgttttttttttttttttttttttttttgggggggtgggGTGGGCCGGTGGGGTGGAGGTCATTTTTAGACTAAATTACAACACCATAAGCAACTTAAACAGCTAATGAAGTAGAACTGAATGATTCGTTTTGACATCAGTTTTGTCAGTTCAGGTGCATACTTGTAGTTGTAATTTGAAGGTGCAGAATTAAATCGTATTGCTTCCTGACAGAGGTAAAAGAGCAACTAAACGAGCAAGAGACTGCTACAATTATAGTTAATCAAGCTTTCAAGTGCTTTCAATTCTATTACTTGCAAGGTTAATGTCTAACGGAGTTCAGTTAAGTTGAACAAATCTCTTTAAACATACTGTACCACCAAATTTActaagaacaagaagaaaaatatagagCTCACTTGTTATCATGCCCACCCACCAAAGCGGCTCGTATAAGTAAGAATATCCTCCAACTCCTGCATATAAAAACCAATGAGATAAATTATTATgcaaattaaaaggaaaaaaatacaataatattttattgcaaTCCAGTAATAGATAAGCACATTCAGGAATGCACAACACAAGCATTAATATAAGGCATCAAACAACTGCCGAAATATAGTCAAATTGGCAATAAACATTTACAAACTAATGCAGTAAATACCGGAGAATCAGCAAGTAAGACAAAATCAAGTACCGATAAAAcctccacacacacacacacagagatatatatatatatatatatatatatatacacattttaaAAACAACATACTAGACATGGAAATAGCAAACTTTATAATCCATAAGAAAGCACATCGAGATCAAGGTGGGGGATTAaattgtgagagagagagagagagagagaatggtgGAGAAATGCAAGCATTACCGGCCCTGATTCCAGAAGCGCCCGCCTTCTTCAAGCCCTTCTTCTTGACAATGAAGCTGGCGCCGATGAACAAGCTGGAAGAGATAGCAAGAACCAATCCTTTGATGTTGTCGGAGGACATGGCCTTATAAGAGTCCTTCCAGCTGGTAGTCGCCGCCTGAGCCGTCGCCATGGAAGGAgtagagagaaaaaagagaaaagaagaaaccCTAGGCGGCCTAGGTCATACCagtaccaccaccaccaccaccgccacAACCATTGGGAGGAGGTGGAAGTGGAGGAATTGGATCTTTGAtttttggatgatgaagaagaagaaatttaacaaatttggtttggtttggtttgggtttTTTTGTCGGCGAGTTGGCGTTGCGGTTGAGTTGGTGGATGACAGGATACAGCTGTAGAGCGGAGTTGGATCAGAGGGAGAGAGTAGATGTGGCGCGCTTGGATTGGCCGTAATTTTCTAAATTACCAGTATAACGACTGCACTCCGACTATGGTCGATGACTTCTACACTCCATCCTCTTGATTCTCTtccttttatcttcttcttttctttcaattttttcctttctttctttttttggtcccaaaaataaaaaacacctaaaattaaattaaataaatatacaaaattatattgaaaatacataaattttgGGGCTGATTATTCTATATCACTTTTATGATTGCAcccaattttttataaataaatttaaaggctCGGCCTATCATCTTAATtcattaaaacatactagtttccctttttttcaaaccgatataacttcttcttttttttttctttttcttttttttattttttttttaacattttatagaTCAGGATCTGAGAGTTCCCATATAACTAATATACatagttatttaaaaataataataataacatgatGTATaaagcaattattttttttatttttcttttgagaaAAATGTGTGCTTTTGATTGGCTCTGTGGATTTTGAATCGTgagaatcaaaataaataaataacagataTAGATACTCTATTTTggagaatttcaaaattaactGTAAATAAGATATAATCTAAAGTTTATTCCTTGGAAGGAAGAAAactatcaaaaaagaaaaaaaaatagaagtttCAATTCATCTAAGAATATTTAATAATCTGCGCTAGTCTTTTTTTATCTGTTTGATTGGTAGTAATCGACACTAATCAAGTGCTATTGTTTTCAAACAGAGTCATTTTATCTTTCTGTTTTGGAGTTTCTCCTAATTAATTTTGTGgatgattttcaaaattgaGTTGTTTAGTGAAATATGTGTCTTATACAAGGCGAAAAATCATAATTGTGGCCATAATTAGGTATGAATATGAAGGTGAAATATTATATGGAAATAGAGGTTGATTTTTAGATGTACTATGAAATTGATTTTAGAGGGGCGGGAAGGAAAACAGTCGGCTCATAATTAAGACAGAAGCATATAAATATGTgcaaaaatttaattagcaCGGGGTTAAAATCGTAAATAACAGTAGTTTACGAGATTTAATTGTGAAGAGAAGATTATAATGAGGTCTTGGACCGATACGCTATGGTCTGGGTGTGCACGCGCCCTGTACACATAAGCAGAAGAGATAGAAATGGAAAGCTTTGTTTTCGATATCCACAGTGGAAGAATTGATAAGGTGTTTGATTCGCTGTcgcttgtacatatatatatatatatatattaaagtaattactGTAGTATGATAGATTAATCATCAGAAACTCCAAGCTGAGTTGAAACACtcgcttatatatatatatatatatatatagatatatatgtggcTCTAACAATCATATCCTGTTTCTTGTATATTCATACTGGTTGGATTGGAAGCTTTCTTTCCATTCCTCGAGCCTGCTCTGCCTGTGCTTGAAGACATCATCGGCACAAGTCTGACATCATGTACTAGAAGGTTTAAAATGTCAATTCAGGAAGCATTATTAGGGATGGAATTATATTATCTTTGATCTAAAGAAAATAAGGTTAATCGCACTTaatatcctttaattttaaagttttgcggtatgaattttttgtttaaaaatctaCCAtaaaccttttatttattttattttttatagaaaaactcttgatttttttatttattattttgtgcaTATTGATCAAATTGGATATAATTCTAATCCACCACTTTAGTTATTACTTGTGTATTAATAATAATCCTAACTATTCAATGTAATAAGATGTGGAACCATTAACATTATCTTAATCTCATTTTTCATATCACATTGAGTGGATATACTTgcccaatataaaaaataaataattaaaaatatgatgagttttaaaattaaaaacttatattgtaaaaatatgaaaataaatggtactaaaatataatagacctataaaataattttagatgCCAAATGATGAAACAACCACTATCATGCATTTTTATTGTCTCATGGATACCAGAAACCTATAACCATTGCCATCAACCAAAACGCACTCATACTGCTCATCATATCTCCATACagtaaattcattttttatcttATGGTTAGTTTGATTTAATTGAAATAATTTGTACAATAAATTAAGATAGATCGTACTAGTTCCCGTTGTTATCTCGGATGGTACCATATCGCAATATTGCCTGATATAGGATTACGGTTTAATGcatatatgatattataaagaggtaattttttttccccataaaaaaaaaaatgaatcctACTAGTATATCTATacctatatataatttttttaatattttgatatctttaaattatttagtttgagataataataataataaaatttattaaaaatattattatttaaaaaaaaaaaaaagaataagctAAACTTAATGACCAAACCAATGACAGTTGGTTCAGTTTAGTTCGATTCTTCTATCGATTCAATtcgatttataaaaaataaaaagtaaaaaatttgttCGAATTAAAACAACACACACTCCTATTTATGAATGCAATTcccttttttaattataataagtttaatatcatccacaaaaaatatataatatataatactcaattactaaatttattattattaaatttaaaaaaaaaattacaacttcCTCTtatgattaaaattaaaaataaaccagTAGAGATTACCAATTGCCAATTTATACTTCTTCTAACCAAAAAGAACTTCAAAAAGTATGTCCATAATAGAAATGGAGAGCTTTGTTTATAATGAGGTCCTGGTCCGATACGCTATTGTCTGGGTGTGCACGCGCCCTGTACATATAAGCGGAAGAGATAGAAATGGAGAGCTTTGTTTTCGATATCCACAGTGGAAGCATTGATAAGGTGTTTGattcgcatatatatatatatatatatatattaaagtaattactGTAGTATGATAGATTAATCATCGGTAACTCCTAGCTGAATTGATAcgctcatttatatatatatatatatatgggtggcTCCGACAATCATATCATGTTTCTTGTAGATTCATGCTCGTTGGATTGGAAGCTCTCTTTCTATTCCTCGAGCCTGCTCTGCATCTGCTTGAAGATCATCATCGGCACAAGTCTTACATCATGTACTACAAGTTTTAAAATGTCAACTCAAGAAGCATTATTAGGGATGGAATTATCATCTTTAATCGAAAGAAAATAAGGTCAATTGCACTTAATATCCTttagttttaaagttttgaggtttgaattttttatttaaaaatctaCCAtaaaccttttatttatttatttttatttttttatagaaaaactttttatttttcattttgtgcaTATTGATCAAATTGGATATAATTCTAATCAACCATTTTGATTATTACTTctgtattaataataattctaaataTTCAATGTAATAAGATATGGAACTATTAACATTATGTAAATCTCATTTTTCATATCACATTAATTGGATATACTTGCCCAATATaagaaataaacaattaaatatggtgagtttaagattaaaaacttatattggaaaattatgaaaatgaatagtactaaaatataattgacctataaaataatttcagaTGCCAAATGATGAAACAACCACTATCATACATTTTTATTGTCTCATGAATACCAGAAACCTATAACATTGCCATCAACCAAAACGTACTCAAAATGCTCACCATATTTCCATAAAGTATGCAATCCACTCTCTACCCCCAACTAATATGCtagtcttttttgtttttttgttttttttttggtaaataactaATATGCTAGTCTATTCATTTAAAAAGTAGTCTCCCACAAATTCGTTcaaaataacatataatatagtatttctAGGCTTTAtttaatgacaaaattattaagAACATATATCCAAATTTTGTGTTTAAATGTTGATTTAAGAGTGAGTACAAATTAATCTAGATGGATCCAACGAAATTGGTTCAATTCATTTTTTACCTTATGGTTAGTTTAATTCAATTGAAGTATTTGTACAATAAATTAAGATGAATCGCACTAGCTCCGTTATTATCTCGGATGGTCCCATATCATAATGGCGTCTGGCACAGAATTATGGattaatgcatatataatattataaagagacaatttttttcccctataaaaaaaaaaaaatgaatcctACTAGCTATATCTATAcctatatatgatttttttaatatttgatatctttaaattatttagtttgagataataataataataataataattaaatttattaaaaatattattatttaaaaaaaaaaaaagaagaagctaaacTTAATGACCAAAGCAATGACAGTTGGTTCAGTTTAGTTTGATTCTTCTATTGATTCAATtcgatttataaaaaataaaaaagtaaaaaaattgttCGAATTAAAACAACACTCACTCCTATTTATGGATGCAATTCCCTTTTTTAGTTATAATAAGTTTAATGTCatccacaaaaatatatataatatataatactcaatcactaaatttattattattaactttttaaaaaaattacaacttcctcttatgtttaaaattaaaaataaaccagTAGAGATTACCAATTGCCAATTTATACTTCTTTTAACCAAAAAGAACTTCAAAAAGTATGTCCATAATAGATAATTATGTCCATAATAGAAAATTGAACCATTTTAATAGTGATAAATTACTCTCATAATGATGAATAAGCACAAATTTAGGGGTTGAATATTGttgtatatatgataaaaaaaaaaaaagttcttgaaTATAgcttatcatttattttattttatttatttaataataattattattttttgtgaataTACAGCTCGTCGGTAACGACGAGGGAAAAAATATGTAgaagaaaatacaaaatatgaTAAGTGGAGGggtaagtaaaaaaaatttccagaaAAATTACAATATGAGTGGCTAGTCCTAGTGGAGGAGAAATGAATGATTACGCATATTGTACAAACAGGGGCCGCGCGGGAAAGCATTCGAGTTTTGCCTCTTTCTCAGGTCACAGACAGTGCCGGTGTTTGCCTTCAAGTTCAAACTTGAAAGCGCAGTCTCTTTGTGTGTGTGGAGTTTGGGTTTGGCAACTTCAAGTCCAAGTGCGCAATGTCGAAGTTCGAGTACCCCAGGCTCTCTAGCGCAGACATTGTAAATATACTCGCCGAGTCTCAGATCATCTCCATTTCCGACCACGATCTCCTCAACCCCAAACCCGAGTTCGTTTCCGACCTCTACGCTCGCATCTTGATCTACCTCGACTTCCTTCCCGAGTAATTTTCCTAATCTTAAACTTAAACccttttgcttttgcttcttgCCCATCcgaaaaacaacaacaacaacaaaaaagaggGAGAAAGGGAAATTTCTgggttttttctattttttggtgAGAAAAAAGTATGAAGGAATTTTGATAGAGGCTGGTGGGTATTTTTATGCAGGGAAGACCATGGGCAGGTAGAATTTGCTGCTTTGGAGCAGTTTGAGAACCCAGATCTTCACTTGGATTCTGTGAGGACCATGAAGTTGTATAACAGGATAAAGGAAGTGGTGGCCTCGGTAGACTGCCCTGTGAGATTTACCCTCAGAGATCTGATTAAACCAGATGCCAATCGGACTGAATATTTTTTAAGCGCACTTCTCAATTTCTGCCTCCACAAGTAATTTCCCCAGCCTCGTCTTCTTCTTGCTGAATACAAAATGGTTGCGAGTATtgagctttatttatttatttatattacttTGTTTTAATTGCAATCTCAAATCTCAGAGAGACAAAAATGGCACTGCTAACACCAATTGTTGATCAACTGACCCTTCTTGAAGAGCAGCGCAAAGGCTGGGAAGATAAGATTTCTGAggtatttttggtttaaaaaaaagaaaaaaaaagaaaagcaggtTAATTTATACGATGGTTGAGCATCCATTTAAGTAAATGTTTGCACTGCAGTTGAATACAGAGATTGCAGGGTACAATGAAGCAAGAGAAAGGGAGTTACCTCTTGTTCAAGAGGTAGATTCCAAAGTTAAAGAATTACGTCAAACCATTGCAAGCCTCAACAATCAACAGGCCTCGCTCAGAGTCACTCTGCGCAAGTTGAAAGATAACTCTGTAGAAGTGGATGAGAAGGTCTCGGCTATATTGTGTGCTTCCGCATCTAGTAGTATTATTTCCTTTTAAGTCAGTAACTCAagtatttcccaaaaaaaaaaaaaaaaaagaaaagaaaaaaaaaaaaggccttttAAATGCTGTTTGTTGATTGGTGTTATTGTTTAGAGGTTGATGTTTAATTAAGAATGCTGATAGTTTCAAGCTGTAATAGTTGACAGGAATACATACGTTCAGTTAGCGGGTTATGGTAAATTGGTGTTGATTTATATGCATAGGCATTAAATTTTGATTGAATGTAGCTACCTATCATGAGATAACAGGTGTAAAAGTACTAAACTCAAACTCATGAATCATATATACTTGAAGAAGTTCATTAACTATAGTTTAATGCTCTATAATATCCACATCTAACTGAATTAGTCAACATAGAATTCCTACTTAGTTTATGTTTTTGTCCAATTTGGCTGCAATATTACCAAGATGGTCTTCACAGAGTTTTCTACTATTTTATCTGGCTATTGTTTGAAAGGCAGCCTGGCTGAATGGTTACATATTTGTTGTGTCATTCGTGTGTTTGTGTGGTAAGTAACTGACTTATACTCTTTTGTATATTTCTGTGGCCTTAGTTCATTTATTTGCTTCTTTTCTTCAGATTTCTAGCGCTGAATTTGTTTTGGTACAAAGTGTCCAAGAGAATGCAAATTTACGTTCAAAAATTGTTCAATCACCAGATAGATTGCAGGTACGATTTGGAATAAAGTTGTGTGATTCATTCTATATGCATCATTCTTGTTGATAATTCCATGCATAAAGGCTAATTCTGCAGCAGTCAGTTGCTAGTAAAAGAGCATAGTTTACATTTAAATGAGAAAGTTCTAAATGTGGTTTTAGTTCTAAATTATCATATGGTGGAAACTATTATGACaactttaatattatatgttgtttttaaaatttaggctctttgatataaattttgttcCATTGTATTTGATTAAGTTAACTCATTTTTTGATTGGTTTGAACATCTGTTGTGTTGTTATAGTTGTTTTCATGGTTTGGACAAAAGATTTCACTTTCTATATCATGATCAACATATAATAAGATGTctaaattttttctaaaaagagAGCTTTAGAGGAAAAGAAATCAGCTCGAGAGGAGGCAAAAAATACAGAAAGATTGGCAATGCAAACTTTTCAGGAGAAGACTGCCGTCTTCGAGGTTTACACAAAGGTAATATATTGTGAACTACCATGTTGAACTTTCGGTGTAATTGTACTTACTGTTCATTTATGTAGAAAGCAGGAGAAATTTCTAGTTCTAACTAACAAAAGCAGATGTCTATAAAGTTTGTAATGGTGTTGGCATGCCTTTGATCACCATTTGCATGTGTGAGTTAAGatatataattaacataatATCATAGCTCCCCTTTGACAACTTTAATAGTTTGTTGAGTTATCTCCCTGTGCTTTTTCTCAGGTTTTCAAGAAAATGGCGAAGCACTTCGGCCAAGTGCAGGCTATACAAGAACAGGTTTGCAGATGGTGGCcttgtcttttgatgttgttccTTTTTGGAGGATATCAGTTTTATCTTGCATATGAACTCTTCTGAGGTTCCAAGGCTTTTAACTGTTAACAAGCCTTACACATTCAATGCTATATTGTATTGGATAATAGTTTTTAAATTGGCATCTTTCACAGGTAAATTCTGTTAAGTCTGTTGATAAAGACTTGAAGGTTTTAAAAGCTAAACTAAGTGATGAGGGAGTGTCGGACAAGACACTTGAAGCTAAAAGGCTGGAGTGGCAGGGAAAAGGTAATGCTTTCAATCCTTTCAATCGATATTATTTAatcttatttattagttttgttaTGATCTGCTAAGTTCCTATTCAAACAGCTAGTTTCTAGGGCTTAATCCAACCCCAGTTAATTGCGACAAGAAACAATTGGGTATTATttcccaaaaaaggaaaaaaaaaaaaaaaaaaaagaggaggaagaagaagaagaagaagaaaatgaaacaaTTAGGTATTTCGAGCTTAGTGCCTAAAGCCTTTCATATTTTCCAGTAAATCATTGGAATGAGTTAAAAAGACAGTTAGACAAAGAAAAAGATATCAAGTGTGAGGAGGCTActagagaatttaataatgtgaAGCTGGAGGTGGAATCCAGGAGGCGTGAACTGGAAGCAATGCAAAAGAATGTTGAAGCCATGGTAGCAGAGGTACTTG includes:
- the LOC107412547 gene encoding kinetochore protein NUF2 homolog, encoding MSKFEYPRLSSADIVNILAESQIISISDHDLLNPKPEFVSDLYARILIYLDFLPEEDHGQVEFAALEQFENPDLHLDSVRTMKLYNRIKEVVASVDCPVRFTLRDLIKPDANRTEYFLSALLNFCLHKETKMALLTPIVDQLTLLEEQRKGWEDKISELNTEIAGYNEARERELPLVQEVDSKVKELRQTIASLNNQQASLRVTLRKLKDNSVEVDEKISSAEFVLVQSVQENANLRSKIVQSPDRLQRALEEKKSAREEAKNTERLAMQTFQEKTAVFEVYTKVFKKMAKHFGQVQAIQEQVNSVKSVDKDLKVLKAKLSDEGVSDKTLEAKRLEWQGKVNHWNELKRQLDKEKDIKCEEATREFNNVKLEVESRRRELEAMQKNVEAMVAEVDAFTSNTASVEESGAAKQDELIHKCEEIIREFHEYASSIMDKLKLPVMDGDRNVE